One part of the Saprospiraceae bacterium genome encodes these proteins:
- the ssb gene encoding single-stranded DNA-binding protein has product MNSLKNSVRLIGNLGANPDIKSFEKGNKVARFTLATNDSYTDKDGKKVTETQWHTMVAWGKTADIVEEFLTKGSEVAIEGKLTSRSYEGKDGEKKYITEVVIHEVLLLGKKVAQEVQMS; this is encoded by the coding sequence ATGAACAGCCTAAAAAACAGTGTTCGGCTCATTGGAAATCTGGGTGCAAATCCAGACATTAAATCATTTGAAAAGGGTAACAAAGTGGCTCGGTTTACTTTAGCTACGAATGATAGCTATACCGATAAGGACGGCAAAAAGGTTACCGAAACGCAATGGCACACGATGGTGGCCTGGGGAAAAACTGCAGATATTGTGGAAGAGTTCTTGACTAAAGGAAGTGAGGTTGCAATTGAAGGTAAATTAACCTCTAGATCGTATGAAGGAAAAGACGGAGAAAAGAAGTATATCACAGAGGTTGTTATCCATGAAGTCCTGTTACTTGGAAAGAAGGTTGCCCAGGAAGTTCAAATGTCATAG
- the dnaJ gene encoding molecular chaperone DnaJ encodes MAKRDYYEILGVSKGSDADAIKKAYRKVAMQFHPDRNPGDKSAEDKFKEAAEAYEVLSDADKKARYDRYGHAGVDPNAGFGGGGGAGMTMDDIFSHFGDVFGDSGSPFESFFGRSGGGGRTHSGTKGSNLRIKVSMTLEEIASGINKKIKVKKQITCKTCHGSGAKDSKSVKTCNTCNGQGYVRQVRSTFLGQMQTTAACPTCNGTGQTISVACTSCRGSGMEVGEETLDIQIPAGVEDGMQLSMRGKGNAGSNGGPTGDLLISIEQKPHEHFTRDGINVHYDLYLNIADAALGCQMEVPTLQSAAKIKVPAGTQAGKIFRLKDLGLPSVQSYEKGDQLIHITIWTPKNLSTEEKAILEKLRNMPNFKPHPGKDEKGFFERMKEYFN; translated from the coding sequence ATGGCGAAAAGAGATTATTACGAAATACTAGGCGTTTCTAAAGGATCTGATGCAGATGCAATAAAGAAAGCATACAGAAAGGTAGCAATGCAATTTCACCCGGATAGAAACCCGGGTGATAAATCTGCAGAAGATAAATTTAAAGAAGCTGCAGAAGCATATGAAGTATTAAGCGATGCAGATAAAAAAGCTCGTTATGATCGCTATGGGCATGCTGGTGTAGATCCTAATGCTGGATTTGGTGGTGGAGGTGGTGCTGGAATGACCATGGATGATATTTTTAGTCATTTTGGGGATGTATTTGGCGACTCAGGCTCACCATTTGAATCATTTTTTGGGCGTAGTGGTGGTGGTGGAAGAACCCATTCTGGAACCAAGGGCAGCAATCTAAGAATTAAAGTTTCAATGACACTAGAAGAAATTGCTAGTGGAATTAATAAAAAAATAAAAGTAAAAAAGCAGATCACATGCAAAACTTGTCATGGCTCTGGAGCGAAAGACAGTAAATCTGTTAAGACTTGTAATACCTGTAATGGTCAGGGATATGTCCGTCAAGTAAGAAGTACTTTTCTCGGTCAAATGCAAACCACGGCTGCGTGTCCAACTTGTAATGGTACCGGACAAACGATCTCTGTAGCTTGTACTTCTTGTCGCGGTTCAGGTATGGAAGTTGGTGAAGAAACATTAGATATTCAGATACCAGCTGGTGTTGAAGATGGAATGCAATTGTCCATGCGCGGCAAAGGAAATGCTGGAAGTAATGGTGGGCCAACAGGTGATCTATTAATCAGTATTGAACAAAAACCACATGAACATTTTACCCGGGATGGTATAAACGTTCATTATGATTTATATTTAAATATTGCAGATGCTGCATTAGGATGTCAAATGGAAGTCCCCACATTACAAAGTGCGGCCAAAATCAAAGTACCTGCTGGAACTCAAGCTGGAAAAATTTTCAGACTTAAAGACCTGGGACTCCCATCTGTTCAATCCTATGAAAAAGGTGATCAATTGATACACATTACAATCTGGACTCCAAAAAATCTAAGTACGGAAGAAAAAGCTATTCTTGAAAAACTTCGCAATATGCCTAATTTCAAACCGCATCCCGGTAAAGACGAGAAAGGATTTTTCGAAAGAATGAAAGAGTACTTCAATTAA
- a CDS encoding DUF1905 domain-containing protein has translation MKNKNEFTNMLSFKTNILKFQKQGEKTGWTYIQIPAELAQKLNPNVKKSYPVKGFLDRFPISGMNLLPMGEGDFILALNANIRKGIKKKQGDSLFVKIELDPNKYQLNTELIRCLEENPRVYSFFQSLTPAHQSYFSKWIDHAKTLATKQERIAACYNAMVNKQSYPEMVKERKQTMRLD, from the coding sequence GTGAAAAACAAAAATGAATTTACAAATATGCTTTCATTTAAAACAAATATTCTGAAATTTCAAAAACAAGGCGAAAAAACAGGCTGGACCTATATTCAAATCCCAGCTGAATTAGCTCAAAAGCTCAATCCCAATGTAAAAAAATCATATCCTGTCAAAGGTTTTTTAGATCGCTTTCCGATCTCCGGTATGAATTTATTGCCAATGGGAGAAGGCGATTTTATTCTAGCTTTAAATGCCAACATAAGAAAAGGAATTAAAAAAAAACAAGGTGATTCGCTATTCGTTAAAATTGAATTGGATCCAAACAAATATCAATTGAATACGGAATTAATAAGATGTCTTGAAGAAAATCCTAGGGTATATTCCTTTTTCCAATCCCTTACTCCAGCTCACCAAAGCTACTTTTCAAAATGGATTGATCATGCTAAAACTTTAGCTACCAAGCAGGAACGCATTGCAGCCTGCTATAATGCAATGGTAAATAAACAAAGTTACCCGGAAATGGTCAAGGAACGAAAACAAACGATGCGATTAGATTAA
- a CDS encoding zinc ribbon domain-containing protein gives MPESPLLKCPQCGFEDSGKFCSNCGFTFAKQRLSSGFYTGNIIDFFFNFESSYTTTVKNLFTRPIGVVQDYVEGYRANYYVPTKYWLLNTGLNLLLFNLLQIDKIEEEQNGISAMEYTLLKSDLIFDSFLNSYSQFLAALLIPLFVISSFIVFPKSNYNIAERATSITYFFGQLMLIQIGINVISYFYHPFVLFRPYIIEAVEIVAILMISKYFFKQSIVNTIWKSVFIMAFIYFGMLLILYLINIGIQWQHPSDELIDELR, from the coding sequence ATGCCTGAGTCTCCACTTCTTAAATGTCCACAATGCGGTTTCGAGGATTCCGGCAAATTCTGCAGTAACTGCGGATTTACCTTTGCCAAACAGCGACTTTCATCCGGGTTTTATACCGGAAATATTATTGATTTTTTTTTTAACTTTGAATCCAGTTATACAACTACCGTAAAAAACCTCTTCACTAGACCTATAGGGGTCGTTCAAGATTATGTAGAAGGTTATCGCGCAAATTATTATGTCCCGACAAAGTATTGGCTACTAAATACCGGTTTAAACCTTTTGCTGTTTAATTTACTTCAAATTGATAAAATCGAGGAAGAACAAAATGGTATTTCCGCTATGGAATATACACTATTAAAAAGTGATCTTATTTTTGATTCCTTTTTAAATTCTTATTCACAATTTCTCGCGGCCCTTCTAATACCTCTTTTTGTGATTAGCAGTTTTATAGTTTTTCCAAAATCCAACTATAATATTGCCGAAAGAGCTACCTCTATAACCTATTTTTTTGGACAATTAATGTTAATTCAAATAGGAATCAATGTCATAAGCTATTTTTATCACCCTTTTGTGCTCTTTAGACCTTATATTATTGAAGCTGTAGAAATTGTAGCAATCTTAATGATTAGCAAATACTTTTTCAAACAATCCATTGTAAATACCATCTGGAAATCTGTTTTTATTATGGCTTTCATTTATTTTGGTATGCTCCTTATATTATATTTAATAAATATCGGAATCCAATGGCAACACCCTTCTGATGAGCTCATTGATGAACTCAGATAA
- a CDS encoding BlaI/MecI/CopY family transcriptional regulator, with the protein MTKIINKPTDGELEILQILWKYGPCTVKKVNGLMNEKKEVGYTTSLKMLQIMMDKGLCVREAEGKLHIYKAAIKELMVKKNFLKDMIDQVFEGSPMEMVMQTLGNYKASTEEISDLKKLLKDLENKQSA; encoded by the coding sequence ATGACTAAAATAATTAATAAACCCACAGACGGCGAGTTGGAAATACTTCAAATACTTTGGAAATACGGTCCTTGTACCGTAAAAAAAGTAAATGGACTCATGAATGAGAAAAAAGAAGTAGGCTATACAACTTCTTTAAAAATGTTACAAATTATGATGGATAAAGGGCTCTGTGTGCGTGAAGCTGAAGGAAAACTCCATATATATAAAGCTGCTATTAAAGAACTTATGGTGAAGAAAAATTTTCTAAAAGATATGATTGATCAGGTTTTTGAAGGCTCCCCGATGGAAATGGTAATGCAAACCTTGGGTAATTATAAAGCTTCTACTGAGGAAATTTCTGATCTCAAAAAACTATTAAAAGATTTGGAAAATAAACAATCTGCATGA
- a CDS encoding nucleotide exchange factor GrpE translates to MMTEEQNSKINIEVPKNGGESQQSPIEVPSDSIATIELDTLKAELSEQKDKYLRLFAEFDNYKKRTIKERIELIRNASQELIQDLLFVLDDFDRAKKLSEDQNNAQIFPEGMKLVYHKLQNLLHSKGLEVMESDGKLFDPQFHEAITEFPTQDENMKGKVFDTLEKGYTLNHKIIRFAKVVVAK, encoded by the coding sequence ATGATGACAGAAGAACAAAATTCAAAAATAAATATTGAAGTACCAAAAAATGGGGGGGAAAGCCAACAAAGTCCCATTGAAGTACCCTCAGATTCTATAGCTACTATTGAATTGGATACTTTGAAAGCTGAACTTTCTGAACAAAAAGATAAATATTTAAGATTATTTGCTGAGTTTGACAATTATAAAAAAAGGACGATCAAAGAACGCATCGAATTAATTCGGAATGCTTCTCAAGAACTCATACAAGATTTATTATTTGTACTGGATGATTTTGATCGGGCCAAGAAGTTATCGGAAGATCAAAACAATGCTCAAATATTTCCCGAAGGAATGAAATTAGTTTATCATAAGTTACAAAATTTGTTGCATTCAAAAGGATTAGAAGTTATGGAATCTGATGGAAAATTATTTGATCCTCAATTTCATGAAGCGATCACTGAGTTTCCTACACAAGACGAAAATATGAAAGGAAAAGTTTTCGATACCTTAGAAAAAGGATATACATTAAATCACAAAATAATACGCTTTGCTAAAGTGGTGGTTGCTAAATAA
- a CDS encoding gliding motility lipoprotein GldH has product MTNKTVKLNVFSLLLLFFFSCNSHELYKQKFNIKSDTWEYNQTIQYSWEIVDTISRYDIILAIDHIPDLHFRNLYIQCKTTFPDQNSKDQIVSLELYDETGKPYGDCSNSKCTTEILLQTKIRFPFPGKYDLAIDQFSRDLKIPGIHSLELKIMKTNSDKNN; this is encoded by the coding sequence ATGACTAATAAAACTGTTAAGTTAAACGTTTTTAGTCTTCTACTTTTGTTCTTTTTCTCATGTAATTCGCATGAATTATATAAACAAAAATTCAATATTAAAAGCGATACTTGGGAATATAATCAAACTATTCAATATAGTTGGGAAATAGTGGACACCATTTCCCGATATGATATCATTTTAGCTATTGATCATATTCCAGATTTACACTTCCGGAATCTGTATATACAATGTAAAACTACTTTTCCAGATCAAAATTCTAAAGATCAAATTGTTAGTTTGGAACTATACGATGAAACTGGAAAACCTTATGGTGATTGTTCAAATTCAAAATGCACAACTGAAATTTTACTGCAAACAAAAATCCGTTTTCCATTCCCAGGAAAATACGATTTAGCAATCGATCAATTTAGCCGTGATCTTAAAATTCCTGGAATCCATTCACTTGAATTAAAAATCATGAAAACAAATTCTGATAAAAACAATTGA
- a CDS encoding M56 family metallopeptidase: protein MKNMEVTNAFAWQELFAATLIHSLWQGAIIVLVLWMLRLICKKDTRLQYVLSFIALIVFLFLNLFTFFYLLNQKTFSFYPSELISNWLNTPEVLKWVNQIWLIGALVFLTRFVFSHFYIKRLINKSSPLQDQIWNKLFQNLKNYYSIKKSIVLLESEKIGSAFLTGVLKPVIIIPTSWINQLSEQEAECILAHELSHVYNKDHWTNLLMNLIEIIYFFNPAVHILLSHLKLERELVADASVCNYLKTPIQYAKLILKIEESSGFIPAFSLPFFRQKNQLKKRIETVLKIKTPKNDFLSSLATASILVCLLFSTKGFMNTQIIPATMNDSHLSINTENEINTISINKIPDEKKFQKIQTPLKPKKYKKSIPKIPAEKIFSNQDLVYTPIEDENENIFKRIEINLTKELNLSHKVFASLNNTSHTDTMYSLDGGSLILPTQLKCYAPNESKTFIIIRNITEKEIQEFEYEDNDQGMIQHDLQQTD, encoded by the coding sequence ATGAAAAACATGGAAGTAACGAATGCTTTTGCCTGGCAAGAGCTTTTTGCAGCCACATTAATTCATTCGCTTTGGCAAGGTGCAATCATTGTGTTGGTCCTGTGGATGCTTCGGTTAATTTGTAAAAAAGATACAAGACTACAATATGTACTTTCATTCATTGCACTTATCGTGTTTCTGTTTCTTAACTTATTTACATTTTTTTATCTTTTAAATCAAAAAACATTTTCTTTCTATCCATCCGAACTTATAAGTAATTGGTTGAATACTCCCGAAGTTCTTAAATGGGTAAATCAAATTTGGCTCATTGGCGCACTTGTTTTTTTGACAAGATTTGTCTTCAGCCACTTTTATATCAAAAGATTAATAAATAAATCATCCCCTTTACAAGATCAGATTTGGAATAAATTATTTCAAAATTTAAAAAATTATTATTCCATAAAGAAGTCAATAGTTCTTTTGGAAAGCGAAAAAATTGGAAGTGCATTTCTTACGGGGGTCCTGAAGCCAGTAATAATTATTCCTACCTCCTGGATTAATCAACTTTCGGAACAAGAGGCTGAATGTATTTTGGCACATGAATTATCGCACGTCTATAATAAAGACCACTGGACGAATTTGCTAATGAATCTAATTGAAATTATATATTTTTTCAATCCTGCTGTTCATATCCTCTTAAGCCATCTTAAATTAGAACGGGAATTGGTAGCAGATGCTTCTGTCTGCAATTATTTAAAAACACCTATTCAATATGCTAAATTAATCCTTAAAATAGAAGAAAGTTCCGGATTTATACCTGCCTTTTCATTACCATTTTTCAGACAAAAAAATCAGCTCAAAAAGCGAATTGAAACCGTATTAAAAATTAAGACTCCTAAAAATGATTTTCTTTCTAGTCTTGCTACCGCTTCCATACTAGTGTGTTTGCTTTTTAGCACAAAAGGATTTATGAATACTCAAATAATTCCAGCTACAATGAATGATTCTCATTTATCGATTAATACTGAAAATGAAATAAATACAATTTCAATTAATAAGATCCCAGATGAAAAGAAATTTCAGAAAATACAAACTCCGTTAAAACCAAAAAAATACAAAAAGTCCATTCCTAAGATCCCTGCTGAAAAAATATTTTCAAATCAAGATTTAGTATACACACCAATTGAAGATGAAAATGAGAATATTTTCAAACGCATTGAAATAAACCTAACGAAAGAACTGAATCTCTCGCATAAGGTTTTTGCAAGCTTAAATAACACCTCCCATACAGATACTATGTATTCCTTAGATGGTGGTTCATTAATCTTGCCTACTCAATTAAAATGTTATGCCCCTAATGAATCTAAAACCTTTATAATTATTAGAAACATAACAGAAAAGGAGATTCAGGAATTTGAATATGAAGATAATGATCAAGGCATGATTCAACATGATTTACAACAAACAGATTAA